In Halorhabdus rudnickae, the following proteins share a genomic window:
- a CDS encoding MFS transporter: MDEKDNRKSWLIVIFLFVGLTGAMLQVRGALVPTFETHFQVNKSLLGLITPVGTVGYLVALLGLGSASGRVNIRRFLLIGVALTGLSLLLLGAAPSFLVLLALIGMRSLSTGIFRALDRPTLSHLYPESRARIFNLEEMTWAVGATSGPILVTALLSQYSWRATYLVLAALTVPMLVLLWRLDTPTGTTNERSFARSDIRPLLSEPAVYGMLVALIFVGSIESIYFTWLTSYANVTFSGWITGIVLSIYLAAYVPGRLVFSRLSHRYSFTRLLLVTSILLTALTYIAFTGANGYLLLGSIFGVGLLVSGMFPTLISMGIEAVPSFSGPVNVVGNVATQIGFFTAPAIVGVLADATSIGTAILVQIGLAGLLTLVMLLLELGPTGTASAV, encoded by the coding sequence TCCCGACCTTCGAGACGCACTTTCAGGTCAACAAGAGCCTGCTGGGGTTGATTACCCCGGTCGGGACCGTCGGTTATCTGGTGGCGCTGCTGGGGCTCGGCTCGGCGAGCGGTCGGGTGAACATCCGGCGTTTTCTCCTGATCGGCGTGGCGCTGACAGGACTGTCGCTTTTACTGCTCGGGGCAGCTCCGAGTTTCCTCGTCTTGCTCGCTCTCATCGGGATGCGGAGCCTGTCGACGGGTATCTTCCGGGCGCTGGATCGCCCCACGCTGAGCCATCTCTATCCGGAGTCCCGCGCCCGAATTTTCAATCTCGAAGAGATGACGTGGGCTGTCGGTGCGACGTCGGGGCCGATCCTGGTGACGGCGCTTCTGAGCCAGTATTCCTGGCGAGCGACCTATCTGGTTCTCGCCGCGCTCACCGTGCCCATGCTCGTCCTTTTGTGGCGGCTTGATACACCGACGGGGACCACCAACGAACGATCGTTTGCACGTAGCGACATCCGTCCGCTGTTGTCTGAGCCGGCTGTTTACGGGATGCTCGTGGCGCTGATCTTCGTCGGGAGCATCGAGAGCATCTATTTCACCTGGCTTACAAGTTACGCCAACGTGACCTTCTCCGGATGGATTACCGGGATCGTCCTCTCGATTTACCTGGCGGCGTACGTTCCCGGCCGGCTGGTGTTCAGCCGTCTCAGCCATCGGTACAGCTTCACGCGACTTCTCCTCGTAACGAGTATCCTCCTGACAGCGCTGACCTATATCGCTTTCACGGGTGCGAACGGGTACCTGCTGCTCGGCTCGATCTTCGGCGTCGGCCTCCTGGTCTCCGGGATGTTCCCGACCCTGATATCGATGGGTATCGAAGCCGTGCCGTCGTTCTCGGGGCCGGTCAACGTTGTCGGCAATGTCGCCACCCAGATCGGGTTTTTTACCGCCCCGGCAATCGTCGGTGTGCTCGCCGATGCGACGTCGATCGGGACCGCGATACTCGTACAGATCGGACTGGCAGGCCTGCTCACACTCGTTATGCTACTCCTCGAACTCGGACCGACCGGGACTGCCTCTGCTGTCTGA